Part of the Sphingomonas sp. KR3-1 genome is shown below.
ACACCACCACCCAGACCAGCCTGACGCTGGTCCAGGGCGCGATCTCGGTCGATCCGTCGCTCGTTGCCGGCGGGAAGACCTATGACGGCACCTTCCTGGGCGATGGCGGCAACATCAAGATCGTCGCGGGCGGGGACATCAACATCGCGGGCAACGGCCGCGGCGTGATGAGCCGCGTGCCGGCGATCGGCGACAACGCCAATGCGCTCGAATGGTGGTCGAACCTGTCGATCGCCAATGGCGTGGGCACCTATGGCGGCGGCAATGTCGAGCTGATCGCCGGCGGATCGGTCAACGCGAACGTCGTCACCGCCTCGCATTCGGACACGGTGTCGAACCGCAAGGTCACTGCGATCGGCGAGCTCACCGTCGCGGGCAGCAGCAACGGCATCATCGGTTCGCCGCGCCTGCTCACCTTGTCGAGCATCGACGGGCTGAAGGTCGGCGACACGCTCACCTTCCGCGCCAATCCGCCGGGCACGGCCTATGCCAATGCCCAGAACACCACCTTCACCGCCACGGTGCGCGAGATCGTGCTCGACGCGAACGGCAAGCCGACCGGCCAGGTGCGGGTGGATTACGGCCTGTCCTCGCTCCAGGTCGTGCCGCAGGGCTATTTCGGCCAGTCGGCGGCGACCAGCACGGCCGGCGGCCCGGTGGTAGGCTCGGTGTCGGTCTACACCAACTCCGATCCGCGCGTGACGGTCAATGGCGGCGACATCTCGATCAAGGCGCGCGGCAACATCGCCGGCACCACCCAGGCCTATCGCGGCGATACCAGCCTGCGCGCCGGCCTCTCGGTCAATGCGACGACGCAGACGGGCGAGGGCGGGCTGACGATCCGCGCCAACCAGTCGATCACCTTCACCGCCGACGATCTGCCGCGCGTCAATCCGCTCAAGACCGGCATTTCGGCGATCTCGACCGGTGGCGGCATCACCTTCCTCAACGGGACCAGTTTGTTGTTCACCGCGCCGCAGGTGACGCTGGTCGCGGGCGCGGGGGACATCACCGCCTCGTTCAACCAGGTCGCTGCGCCCGACGCCACCTTCACGCTGCTCGCCAGCGGCTCGATCGGCACGGGCACCGGCCAGATCGTCCGCCAGAGCGACCGCATCGCCGGGGTGACCGACCTGTACAACGCCACCACCGGCCAGCCGCGCATCTCGATGGCGGGGCTGCACCTGCGCGACGGATCGGCGCTCGGGCCGGATACCAACCCCAACCGGCTCTATGCGCTGACCGGCGACTATAATGGCGGCTTCGTCTCGGCAAAGAGCCTGCAGCTTCGCGCCGGCCGCGACGTGCGCATCCAGTCGGCGGCGAGCGTGCTCGCCGGCGGCGGCTATCGCAACGCCGCCTATGTCACCAACGTGTCGGACAGCGACCTGACGCTGATCGCCGCGGGCCGCGACATCCTCGACATCCGCCCGGGCAATCTGGTCGGCACCGATACCTCGCTGGTGGTCGGCGGGCCGGGCACGGTCGAGCTGATTGCGGGCCGCGACATCTATCCGGGCGGCGGCATCATCACCAACGGCAACCAGGCGACCGCGACGAGCGGCGCGTGGAGTGACCGGGTGGAGGGTGCGGCGCTGTACCTGCAGGCGGGCACCGACCCGTATCAGGCGACCCGCACCCAGTTCATCGATCGCTATTTCACCACCGGCGCGGCGATGGCGCCGGGCATCGGCAAGGATGGCGGGACGCTCTATACCGAGGCACTGATCGCCTATGTCGCCCAGCGCGAAGGACTGCACGACGCTAAGGGCAAGCCGACGATCACCGGTGCGCAGGCGCTCGCGATCTTCCGCGGCTATGACTATGCCAACCAGCTGCCGCTGATCCAGTCGACGGTGACCGCCGAGCTGAGCCGTGCCGGCCGCGCCTCGGCAAGCACCACGGCGAGCGCCGGCGGCGCGCTCGACGTCACGGCGGGAGGCTATGAGGCGCTGGCCGCCGCTTTCCCGACCTCGGACAAGGAAACCGGCCTCTCGCGCCACGGCAGCATCATCAACAACGGCACCGGCGTGCTCAACCAGCCGACGCCCAGCTCGGTGCTGCAGACGCTGGCCGGCGGCCGGATGAGCATCTTCGCGCCCTATGGCACGGTGGTGATCGGTGTGCCGGGCGACAGCGGCGGCGGCGCCTATACGGGCCGCGGCGGCGAGATCAACGTGGTTGCGCATGACGACATCCCGGTCGGCGACGGGCGCCTGCTCACCGTGCTCGGCGGCCGTCTGCTCGCCTGGTCGAGCTGGGGCGACATCAACGCCGGCAAGGGCGCCAAGACGTCGCAGATCAACCTCGGCAACTTCGTCAGCCTCGACAATGACGGCCAGGTGCGCAGCTCGGTGCTGCCGCCGATCCCGGGCTCGGGCATCGGCACGCTGGTCGCGCCCGGCTTCCCGCCCGCCGATGTCGAGCTCTACGCGCCGCACGGCGTGGTCGATTTCGGCGATGCCGGCATCCGCGCCTCGGGCAACCTCATCGTCTTCGCCCGCACCGTGATCCATGCCGACAATGCGCAGGTTCAGGGCACGACGATCGGCGTGCCCAAGCCGGCGACGGTCGATGTCGCGGTGGCCGCGAGCGCATCCGGCGCGGCGGCGGCGGCGCGCAAGGTGGCGGAGGACGCGGTGGGCGGGCGCCAGCCGCCGAGCCAGCCGGCCACGTGGCGCGTGACCTTCCTCGGCTTCGGCGACTGAGCCGGCCTTTCCCCTTTCCGAACGGATCGATGATGACCAAAGGCATCCAGACAATGCTGTTGCTCGCGCCCGTGGCGCTGGCATCGGCAGCCCAGGCGCAGGAGGCGCCGCCTCCCTCGCCGACGCCCGCCGCGGTGGCGGCGGCGGCCGCCCAGCCGATCGACATTCTCGAGTTCCGGGTGCGCGGCAATACGCGCCTGACGGCAGACCAGATCGAGCGCGCCGTCTACCCCTTCGAGGGCCCCGGCCGCACGGTGGGCGACGCCGAGCGTGCCCGCGCCGCGCTCGAGAAAGCCTATCGCGAGGCCGGCTATCCGAGCGTTTACGTCCTGATCCCCGAACAGGACGGCGCGCACGGCATCGTCTATCTGAAGGTGATCGAATCCAAGATCGGCGCGGTCACCGTTGCCGGCGCCAGCGAGGGCGTCGCCGCGAAGGTCCGCGAGGCGCTTCCGGCGCTCAAGCAGGGCGAGGCACCCAATTATACTGCGCTCACCGCCCAGTTGATCGCGCTCAATTCGCGCAGCTCCGATCGTCAGGTCGACATCATTCCCAAGCCGGGCGCCACGCCCGAGACGATTGACGTCGACCTCAGTGTGAAGTCGGCATTGCCGCTGCACGGCCAGTTCGAGCTCAACAACCAGTATAGCCGCGACACCACCGATCTGCGCGCGCTCGCCCGGCTGCGCTATGACGATCTGTGGGGCCTCAACCATTCGATCGAGCTGCTCGGCAATTTCTCGCCGCGCAAATACAGCGAATCCAGCGCCTATTCGGCGACTTATTCGCTGCCGCTCTTTTCGTCGCTGACGCGTCTCTATCTCACCGCGCTCAAGTCGGACAGCAATGTCGCGACGCTGGGCGACACCACGGTGATCGGCAAGGGCGAGCAGGTCACCGCCACCTTCAGCATGCCGCTCAGCCCGATCGGTACCTATCAGCAGACGATGCAGTTCGGCGGCACCTGGAAGCATGTCGACGAGCGGACGATGTTCCCCGGGCTCGAGACCCGCGCGCCGATCACCTATTATCCCGTGTTCCTCGGCTATTACAGCTCGATCCGTACCGACACCGACCAGCTGAGCTTCAACGGCTCGCTCAACATGGCGTTTCGCGGGCTGGGCAGCAGCGATGGCACGCTCGACGCCAAGCGCTTCCGCTCGCGCGGCAACTTCGTCTATTTCCGCGGCTCGCTGAGCGCGCTCCACCAGTTCCCGTTCGGCGCCAATCTCTGGGTCCAGCTCGAAGGCCAGGTGGCGAGCGCGGCGCTGGTGCAGACCGAGCAGTTCGCCGTGGGCGGCGACGGTTCGGTGCGCGGCTATCTCCAGGCGGAGGGGCTGGGCGACAATGCCTATCGCACCTCGATCGAGCTGCGCTCGCCGACGCTCGGGCCGATCCTTGGCCTGGGCCGCTCGGTCGACGACCTGCGCGTGCTCGGGTTCCTCGATGCCGGCCGGGTGTGGATCTATGATCCGCTGCCCCAGCAGGATGCCGGGCTGTCGATCGCCAGCGCCGGGGTGGGGCTGCGGCTCCAGCTGTTCAAATATCTCTATGGCTCGCTCGATTTCGGCATTCCGCTCCGCACCACGCCGGTGACCGAGCGGGGCCCGAAGCGGGTCCAGTTCCGCATCTACTCGCAATTCTAACTGATCGGGCGCGCCCCTGCGGCGCGCGAGGGAGGGCTTTATGAAGCTGAAGAAGATCGCGGCCGTCATCGCCGCATTGCTGATGCTGCCGCAGGTGGCGCATGCCTGGTGGGACCCGCACTGGGCCTATCGCAAGGCGCTCACCGTCGATACCGGCGCGCCGGGCAGCATCGCCGAGGAAGCGCAGAAGGATTTCCCGATCCTGCTGCGGCTGGACAGCAGCAACATCCGCTTCGAGGACCTCAAGACCGGTGGCGCCGATCTTCGCTTCCTTGCCCAGGACGACAAGACGCCGCTCGCCTATCAGATCGAAAGCTTCGATGCGAAGCTGGGCATCGCGCTCGTCTGGGTGAAGCTGCCCGAGCTGCCCGCCGGTGGCCAGCAGAAGATCTGGCTGTACTATGGCAACAAGGAAGCGCCGGCGGCCAGCGCCCCGGCCAGCGTGTGGAACGCCGGCTACCGCGCGGTCTACCACTTCTCCGGTGCCGACGCTGCGCGTGACGCGACCAGCAACCGC
Proteins encoded:
- a CDS encoding ShlB/FhaC/HecB family hemolysin secretion/activation protein, translating into MTKGIQTMLLLAPVALASAAQAQEAPPPSPTPAAVAAAAAQPIDILEFRVRGNTRLTADQIERAVYPFEGPGRTVGDAERARAALEKAYREAGYPSVYVLIPEQDGAHGIVYLKVIESKIGAVTVAGASEGVAAKVREALPALKQGEAPNYTALTAQLIALNSRSSDRQVDIIPKPGATPETIDVDLSVKSALPLHGQFELNNQYSRDTTDLRALARLRYDDLWGLNHSIELLGNFSPRKYSESSAYSATYSLPLFSSLTRLYLTALKSDSNVATLGDTTVIGKGEQVTATFSMPLSPIGTYQQTMQFGGTWKHVDERTMFPGLETRAPITYYPVFLGYYSSIRTDTDQLSFNGSLNMAFRGLGSSDGTLDAKRFRSRGNFVYFRGSLSALHQFPFGANLWVQLEGQVASAALVQTEQFAVGGDGSVRGYLQAEGLGDNAYRTSIELRSPTLGPILGLGRSVDDLRVLGFLDAGRVWIYDPLPQQDAGLSIASAGVGLRLQLFKYLYGSLDFGIPLRTTPVTERGPKRVQFRIYSQF